A single Rhodothermales bacterium DNA region contains:
- a CDS encoding PAS domain S-box protein, with the protein MHILLLNATDQERLEIADAVDAGCVVTGPETASEARWPIGVLFFRDGQDALDQVAKARQQVGSHTMLVGVGRSEVPARRLIDTGLDDIATSTQAFAGRCPFFATRLTQRVQRHLRLESILDNTVDGILVIDERGQVQSVNKAVTGIFGYASEEIVGRNVSMLMPEPDRSRHDQYLSRYLSTGEARIIGIGREVVGRRKDGSLFPLDLAVSEARIDGKSIFTGVVRDISERRRLENEVLKVSEEERRRIGHDLHDGLGQMLTGIGLIARNIARNLASDGHNASVDVQEIADLVREADEQARALAQGLVPVELDRNGLSAALDRLASQARLLFGGTCEYTREGDVPVPDATDAVNVYRIAQEAVSNAFKHGLAEHVTVRLSASHGMLHLRVQDDGVGFQESAADKGGMGVRIMHYRAGVLGGQLSIRSLDEGGTLVSCDIPFAESVQA; encoded by the coding sequence ATGCACATTCTGCTGCTGAACGCCACTGATCAGGAGCGCCTTGAGATCGCGGATGCGGTAGATGCCGGATGCGTGGTTACGGGCCCCGAAACCGCATCGGAGGCGAGGTGGCCCATCGGCGTATTGTTCTTTCGCGATGGGCAGGATGCCCTGGATCAGGTCGCGAAGGCGCGTCAGCAGGTGGGTTCTCATACCATGCTTGTCGGCGTCGGGCGGTCTGAGGTGCCCGCACGTCGCCTCATCGACACGGGCCTGGATGACATTGCGACCTCCACGCAGGCTTTTGCCGGCCGATGCCCCTTCTTCGCGACCCGGCTGACCCAGCGGGTACAGCGGCACCTTCGCCTGGAGTCCATCCTGGACAACACCGTGGACGGCATTCTGGTGATCGACGAGCGCGGACAGGTGCAGTCAGTAAACAAAGCTGTCACTGGAATCTTCGGCTACGCGTCGGAGGAGATCGTCGGACGAAACGTGTCCATGCTGATGCCGGAGCCGGACCGCAGCCGCCACGACCAGTATCTCTCCAGGTATCTGTCAACGGGTGAGGCCCGGATTATCGGAATCGGCCGGGAGGTGGTCGGCCGGAGAAAAGACGGCAGTTTGTTTCCGCTGGATCTGGCGGTTTCCGAGGCGCGCATCGACGGCAAGAGCATCTTCACCGGCGTAGTGCGCGATATTTCGGAGCGACGCCGGCTGGAGAATGAGGTGCTCAAGGTCAGCGAGGAGGAGAGACGGCGCATCGGGCATGATCTGCACGATGGGCTGGGCCAGATGCTCACGGGCATCGGTCTGATCGCCAGAAACATCGCCCGGAATCTGGCTTCGGACGGGCACAACGCGTCCGTAGACGTTCAGGAAATAGCTGACCTGGTGCGCGAAGCAGACGAACAGGCCCGAGCTCTTGCGCAGGGCCTCGTTCCGGTTGAACTGGACCGCAACGGGCTCTCTGCCGCTCTGGATCGACTTGCGTCCCAGGCCCGCCTCCTGTTCGGAGGCACGTGCGAATACACTCGGGAAGGCGATGTGCCCGTGCCGGATGCAACGGACGCGGTCAACGTCTACCGCATCGCGCAGGAGGCCGTGTCGAATGCCTTCAAGCACGGTCTCGCGGAGCACGTCACCGTGCGCCTTTCGGCATCGCACGGCATGCTGCACCTGCGGGTGCAGGACGACGGCGTGGGATTCCAGGAATCGGCGGCAGACAAGGGAGGCATGGGTGTGCGCATCATGCACTACCGGGCCGGTGTGCTCGGCGGCCAGTTGTCGATCCGATCACTTGACGAAGGCGGCACACTGGTATCTTGTGACATTCCGTTTGCTGAATCCGTGCAGGCATGA
- a CDS encoding GAF domain-containing protein — protein MDTTFPFTQKLSLGPLIDFWKSMAGEGDKSADSFIRTLMKEVKAHPVVGRKELTVEELDGPSDLVHKLMSAVFPWATIDRHIAAAIVPFELAPFYTTPAWDELDLLAFFSPETNPACPMTQTEMTEARTMKAYHLILERLYGAGSDFNLPFVVGRRQPENGLERFFQIEIDPRFVQVSVKGGKPRLKEETIRELLHDPTNLKLWREHLPPERFVFSGFGLVRAIEVTNQQILSLIKNDLLDHRDFTADAGLDVLQGHIRSLLGKPDLELGILALESQCVADLGNSRVVGRSLVLSENALPECSKTHVSAYARAIEYGEPVFVQDLDHSEAMTGLEWHVQQMGFRSLAVFPLRESNRVVGLLELVSREAENLTPRSAMRLADVTPLLATALNRTLEERENRIQSFIKRNYTAIHPIVEWRFRRAALEQMDARTPVPIGPIVFEDVYPLYGLSDIRHSSTLRADAIQDDLTEQLGLALAVIIEASSIKAQPALDELGFRLGRQIDELRGEMLAGEESEPMRLLREEVEPLFDALAQLGPTVAKRVEEYRDSIDPELGMVYRKRRDFEVALTLINDRLSRFLDAREEVAQGLTTHYFEKYRTDGIDYNIYAGAALREDGQFDDLDLRNLRLWQLMTMAGCVWEMEQLKPDLPLALEVAHLILVQSNPLSIRFRPDEKKFDVDGAYNIRYEIVKKRIDKAEIRGTGERLTQAGKIAIAYSLASEQREYLRYLEYLQGAGYLEPGVEMLELEPLQGVHGLRAMRVTVARTQPSDDFLVEVLPATVALTRD, from the coding sequence ATGGATACAACCTTCCCATTCACGCAGAAATTGAGCCTTGGGCCGCTCATCGACTTCTGGAAGTCGATGGCCGGAGAGGGCGACAAGTCTGCGGACTCCTTCATCCGCACGCTGATGAAGGAGGTCAAGGCGCACCCGGTTGTCGGGCGCAAGGAACTGACAGTGGAAGAGCTGGACGGGCCGTCCGACCTCGTTCACAAGCTCATGAGCGCCGTGTTTCCGTGGGCCACGATCGACCGGCATATCGCTGCTGCGATCGTGCCGTTCGAGCTGGCGCCGTTCTACACAACGCCTGCCTGGGATGAGCTGGATCTCCTGGCGTTTTTCAGCCCTGAGACGAATCCCGCCTGCCCGATGACGCAGACGGAGATGACGGAGGCACGCACGATGAAGGCGTACCACCTCATCCTGGAGCGCCTGTATGGTGCCGGATCAGACTTCAATTTGCCGTTCGTGGTGGGCCGGCGACAGCCCGAAAACGGACTGGAGCGCTTCTTCCAGATCGAAATTGACCCCCGGTTTGTGCAGGTCAGCGTCAAGGGCGGCAAGCCGCGCCTCAAGGAGGAGACCATCCGGGAGCTGCTGCATGATCCCACCAACCTCAAGCTCTGGCGCGAGCATCTGCCTCCGGAGCGGTTTGTGTTCTCCGGCTTTGGCCTGGTGCGCGCCATTGAGGTGACCAACCAGCAGATTCTGTCGCTGATCAAGAACGACTTGCTTGATCATCGGGATTTTACGGCCGATGCGGGGCTAGACGTGCTTCAGGGCCATATCCGCTCACTTCTCGGCAAGCCGGATCTGGAACTTGGCATCCTGGCCCTCGAGAGCCAGTGTGTTGCTGACCTCGGCAACAGCCGGGTGGTCGGCCGGAGCCTGGTGCTTTCCGAGAACGCGCTCCCGGAATGCTCCAAGACTCACGTCTCGGCCTACGCGCGAGCCATCGAGTACGGAGAGCCGGTTTTTGTGCAGGATCTCGATCACAGCGAGGCCATGACCGGCCTCGAGTGGCATGTGCAGCAGATGGGCTTCCGGAGCCTGGCTGTGTTTCCCCTGCGGGAAAGCAACCGGGTCGTCGGACTGCTGGAACTGGTCTCCCGGGAGGCGGAGAATCTCACCCCGCGCAGCGCAATGCGGCTGGCGGATGTGACACCACTGCTCGCGACTGCACTGAACCGCACGCTCGAGGAACGCGAGAACCGCATTCAGTCCTTTATCAAACGGAATTACACCGCCATTCACCCCATCGTTGAGTGGCGCTTCCGCCGGGCGGCGCTGGAGCAGATGGACGCGCGCACTCCGGTGCCCATCGGCCCCATTGTGTTTGAAGACGTGTATCCGCTGTACGGACTGTCCGACATCCGGCACTCTTCCACGCTGCGCGCCGACGCAATTCAGGACGACCTGACCGAGCAGTTGGGGCTGGCATTGGCGGTAATCATCGAGGCCTCCTCCATCAAGGCGCAGCCTGCACTGGACGAGCTCGGTTTCCGTCTAGGGCGTCAGATTGATGAGCTTCGAGGAGAGATGCTTGCGGGCGAGGAAAGTGAGCCTATGCGACTCCTTCGTGAGGAGGTGGAGCCGCTCTTCGATGCCCTGGCGCAGCTCGGACCGACCGTAGCCAAACGCGTCGAGGAGTACCGCGACAGCATCGACCCCGAACTGGGCATGGTGTATCGCAAGCGGCGCGACTTTGAGGTGGCACTGACGCTGATCAATGACAGGCTGTCACGGTTCCTGGATGCCCGCGAGGAGGTGGCGCAGGGCCTGACCACGCACTACTTCGAGAAGTACCGCACCGACGGCATCGACTACAATATCTACGCTGGCGCTGCCCTGCGAGAGGACGGCCAGTTCGACGATCTGGACCTGCGCAACCTTCGACTTTGGCAGCTCATGACCATGGCCGGTTGTGTGTGGGAGATGGAGCAGCTGAAGCCGGATCTACCGCTCGCACTCGAGGTCGCGCACCTGATTCTGGTGCAGTCCAACCCGCTTTCCATCCGTTTTCGCCCCGACGAGAAGAAGTTCGACGTTGACGGCGCCTACAACATTCGCTACGAGATCGTCAAAAAGCGCATCGACAAAGCGGAAATTCGGGGCACGGGCGAACGCCTGACCCAGGCGGGCAAAATTGCCATCGCATATTCGCTTGCCAGCGAGCAGCGCGAGTATCTCCGTTACCTCGAGTATCTCCAGGGTGCAGGCTACCTTGAGCCCGGCGTTGAGATGCTGGAGCTGGAGCCGCTGCAGGGCGTGCACGGCCTGCGCGCCATGCGCGTGACGGTAGCACGGACTCAGCCGTCGGACGACTTCCTGGTGGAGGTGCTGCCTGCGACTGTGGCGCTGACGCGGGACTGA
- a CDS encoding histidine phosphatase family protein produces MKTIVLVRHAKSDWNADYGEDHDRPLAPRGIRAAKRLGKLLAATGGVPDLILSSTAVRARTTIELARDAGEWDVQIRLHRELYGAGPGTILNLAGGLPDAVDTVMFAGHEPGWSQAVSAFIGGGDIRMPTACMARIEFAAEQWDRVRVGHGLLTALMPPKALD; encoded by the coding sequence ATGAAAACCATTGTTCTTGTTCGACACGCCAAGTCTGACTGGAATGCGGACTACGGAGAAGACCATGACCGACCGCTGGCACCGCGAGGGATCAGAGCGGCGAAGCGACTCGGCAAGCTGCTGGCAGCGACCGGTGGTGTGCCCGATCTGATTCTCAGTTCAACCGCCGTGCGCGCCCGGACCACCATAGAGTTGGCGCGGGACGCGGGGGAGTGGGATGTCCAAATCCGGTTGCATCGCGAACTCTACGGTGCTGGTCCCGGCACTATCCTGAATCTGGCCGGTGGATTGCCCGATGCGGTTGACACCGTGATGTTTGCAGGGCACGAGCCCGGGTGGTCCCAGGCCGTGTCTGCGTTTATCGGCGGGGGCGACATCCGCATGCCGACCGCGTGCATGGCGCGTATCGAGTTCGCCGCCGAGCAGTGGGACCGCGTTCGCGTCGGGCACGGGCTCTTGACGGCGTTGATGCCTCCGAAGGCGCTGGACTGA
- a CDS encoding SdiA-regulated domain-containing protein yields the protein MHHKVVRRALSPTLFGAFLLPVLLAPACQLPQPAPTPEYLQPARTITLPRILNEVSGLAVAGPDLLLAVQDEEGDLFGVNPEDGEVLFRAEFAGDGDFEGLDVSGDSVYVLRSDPRVWVTAIPNADGDIDARRQRIDLHGSCDAEGLAVHPATGELWLSCKESPGRGVGRVRAIWASPFYAADEAEPRLALRMPPPTVFGSDEPMRRGLFKPSGLLFNAAGDHLLVLSASSRTLHAYALPEIEPIASWALDPDVFPQPEALAQAADGTLYVATEARGGRAVIGVFPDFPF from the coding sequence TTGCATCACAAGGTAGTGCGCCGCGCCCTCTCGCCCACCCTGTTCGGGGCCTTTCTTCTGCCGGTCCTGCTTGCGCCGGCATGCCAGCTGCCGCAACCAGCACCGACTCCCGAATACCTGCAGCCCGCACGCACGATCACGCTTCCCCGCATCCTCAACGAGGTATCGGGGCTGGCCGTTGCGGGCCCGGATCTGCTCCTGGCGGTTCAGGATGAGGAGGGTGACCTCTTCGGCGTGAACCCGGAAGACGGTGAGGTGCTGTTCCGGGCCGAGTTTGCGGGCGATGGGGACTTCGAAGGCCTGGACGTCTCGGGCGACAGCGTCTACGTGCTGCGATCCGACCCCCGGGTTTGGGTTACCGCCATTCCGAACGCCGACGGCGACATCGATGCGCGTCGGCAACGGATCGACCTGCATGGTTCTTGTGACGCCGAGGGACTGGCGGTACATCCCGCCACGGGAGAGCTGTGGTTGTCGTGCAAGGAGTCTCCCGGCCGCGGCGTCGGCAGGGTGCGCGCCATTTGGGCCTCCCCGTTCTATGCCGCCGACGAGGCAGAACCTCGGCTCGCACTGAGAATGCCTCCGCCGACCGTTTTCGGCTCGGATGAACCGATGCGGCGCGGTTTATTCAAACCTTCGGGACTGCTGTTTAACGCAGCCGGTGACCATCTGCTGGTATTGTCGGCTTCGTCACGAACACTACACGCGTACGCCTTGCCAGAAATCGAGCCGATTGCGTCATGGGCACTTGACCCGGATGTATTTCCGCAGCCTGAGGCTCTGGCGCAGGCGGCAGACGGCACGCTCTACGTAGCCACAGAGGCTCGCGGAGGACGCGCCGTCATTGGAGTATTTCCGGACTTTCCGTTTTGA